In the genome of Gadus morhua chromosome 14, gadMor3.0, whole genome shotgun sequence, one region contains:
- the kbtbd13a gene encoding kelch repeat and BTB domain-containing protein 13 codes for MSRSAMKIPAGEETEAGSCLRPGGGSPEPQLWNQGSQGRGDSLAVTVGGRVFVVDKALLTDHCEYFQALYQSGMRECLQTELHLRGLGAAGFVAMLGVLRGERPALGANELVEAIEVAAFLQVRALTGHLVDLIDSDNCLLMCHTAFGYGVRELAHRAALFIRDMRSELREELWSLPAELVEYIDSLAPCNYMAVCSHAPSPELLQDIQRTVCYLDEDSRDWRVLTHLPKESSTTQAGLAVLDNKLYIVGGVHDVSKKVMDCGFCYSPITDTWSTVPSPKQPRYNFTLIGHEGCLYAVGGEYNRKAISSVEKFKVSHGAWSFASHLPCPAASVASAKARSRIFVCLWKAKGATDIHEYVPQEDRWLLVTTLVRKQSYGLCMVAHRDNLYVMRNGPCDDFLMCVMDQYNLTSGQWSAVKGQYGNSKGSLLTAAVRGDSVFTLNRTVTTEYAIEDSRWRTKRDMKGFGRIGSIYTFLLRIPKDAAQLKESSRADSPGQHYGLVVRDPSSSARCLNDR; via the coding sequence ATGTCCCGGTCGGCGATGAAGATCCCCGCCGGTGAGGAGACGGAAGCGGGCAGCTGCCTCCGTCCGGGGGGCGGGAGCCCGGAGCCGCAGCTGTGGAATCAAGGCTCGCAGGGGCGCGGCGACAGCCTGGCGGTGACGGTGGGCGGCCGGGTGTTCGTGGTGGACAAAGCCCTCCTCACGGACCACTGCGAGTACTTCCAGGCGCTGTACCAGTCGGGCATGAGGGAGTGCCTGCAGACGGAGCTCCACCTGCGGGGGCTGGGCGCGGCCGGCTTCGTGGCCATGCTGGGCGTTCTCCGCGGCGAGCGGCCCGCGCTGGGCGCCAACGAGCTGGTGGAGGCCATCGAGGTGGCCGCCTTCCTCCAGGTGCGCGCCCTCACCGGCCACCTGGTGGACCTGATCGACTCCGACAACTGCCTGCTCATGTGCCACACGGCCTTCGGCTACGGCGTGCGGGAGCTGGCCCACCGCGCCGCCCTGTTCATCCGGGACATGCGCTCCGAGCTGAGGGAGGAGCTGTGGTCGCTGCCCGCCGAGCTGGTGGAGTACATCGACTCGCTGGCGCCCTGCAACTACATGGCAGTGTGCAGCCACGCGCCGTCCCCGGAGCTGCTGCAGGACATCCAGAGGACGGTGTGCTACCTGGACGAGGACAGCCGGGACTGGAGGGTGCTCACCCACCTGCCCAAGGAGAGCAGCACCACCCAGGCCGGGCTGGCCGTCCTGGACAACAAGCTGTACATCGTCGGCGGGGTCCACGACGTCAGCAAGAAGGTGATGGACTGTGGGTTCTGCTACAGCCCCATCACCGACACCTGGTCCACCGTGCCAAGCCCCAAGCAGCCCCGCTACAACTTCACCCTCATTGGCCACGAGGGCTGTCTGTACGCGGTGGGCGGGGAGTACAACCGGAAGGCCATCTCATCCGTGGAGAAGTTCAAGGTGTCCCACGGGGCCTGGAGCTTCGCCTCTCATCTGCCCTGCCCCGCGGCGTCTGTGGCCTCGGCCAAAGCCAGGAGCCGGATCTTCGTGTGCCTCTGGAAGGCCAAGGGCGCCACGGATATCCACGAGTACGTGCCCCAGGAGGACCGCTGGCTGCTTGTCACCACGCTGGTCAGGAAGCAGAGCTACGGCCTGTGCATGGTGGCGCACCGGGACAACCTGTACGTGATGCGCAACGGGCCGTGCGACGACTTCCTGATGTGCGTGATGGATCAGTACAACCTGACGTCGGGCCAGTGGAGCGCGGTGAAGGGACAGTACGGCAACAGCAAAGGGTCACTGTTAACAGCCGCCGTGAGGGGGGATTCCGTGTTCACGCTGAACCGAACGGTGACCACAGAGTACGCCATAGAGGACTCCCGCTGGAGAACCAAGAGGGACATGAAGGGCTTCGGCAGGATCGGATCCATCTATACGTTTCTCTTGAGGATCCCTAAAGACGCCGCGCAGCTCAAAGAGAGTTCGAGAGCTGACAGTCCCGGTCAACATTATGGACTCGTCGTCAGGGACCCGAGTTCATCAGCTCGATGTCTGAACGATCGGTAG